One window of the Rufibacter radiotolerans genome contains the following:
- a CDS encoding GIY-YIG nuclease family protein: protein MKQHNYFVYITSNPTKTVFYVGITNDLQRRLVEHRENRGKPETFAGRYYCYKLLYYERFTYVQHAIDTEKELKLMSKEEKVALIKSLNPRMLFLKVVD, encoded by the coding sequence GTGAAACAGCATAACTACTTCGTCTACATCACGTCGAACCCGACGAAGACCGTTTTCTACGTGGGAATCACCAATGACCTGCAACGCAGGTTGGTTGAGCACCGGGAGAACCGCGGAAAGCCCGAGACGTTCGCCGGGAGGTATTACTGTTACAAACTGTTGTACTATGAACGCTTCACTTACGTACAGCACGCCATTGACACCGAAAAGGAGCTGAAGCTGATGAGTAAGGAGGAGAAAGTGGCCTTGATTAAAAGCTTGAACCCTAGGATGCTGTTCCTGAAGGTAGTCGACTGA
- a CDS encoding formimidoylglutamase, whose amino-acid sequence MNLAIFFEPLPEELFGQVTNPKTVGAYLAPFIHSFPDWRSAEVVLIGLPEYRGTVDASNLTYEGPNRIRKELYRLIKGTGQWLVMDLGNLLPGIHLEDTYLRLKEVVEMVVDSGKFPILLGGSHDLTYGQFLGYEHLSKSVNLTLIDSQLDVAIEDDALPEANHLQRILLHEPNYLLGFTHLAHQAYLTDASMLGVLEKLHFELFRIGQVRQQMQEMEPVLRQADLISFDVSAIRHQDAPGQLQANPFGLTGEEACQLCWYAGQNDQLSSIGFYGYRPELDHRALTATTLATMIWYTIEGFYQRQGTLDFHSNHFLKFSVGFHDNPNKMFFYKNRHTQKWWMQVDDLSGQRPPLIVPCSYQDYLTAADGEVPNRWILMQTRL is encoded by the coding sequence ATGAATTTAGCCATCTTTTTCGAGCCCCTTCCAGAAGAGCTTTTCGGGCAGGTAACCAACCCCAAAACGGTGGGAGCCTACCTGGCGCCGTTCATCCATTCGTTCCCGGACTGGCGGTCTGCCGAGGTGGTTTTGATTGGCTTGCCGGAATACCGCGGCACCGTTGATGCCAGCAACCTGACCTATGAAGGCCCTAACCGCATACGCAAAGAGCTGTACCGCCTGATTAAAGGCACGGGGCAATGGTTGGTCATGGACCTGGGCAACCTGCTGCCGGGCATTCATCTGGAAGACACCTACCTGCGCCTGAAGGAAGTGGTGGAGATGGTAGTGGACTCCGGTAAATTCCCTATTCTGCTGGGCGGGTCGCATGACCTTACGTACGGGCAGTTTCTGGGCTATGAGCATTTATCCAAAAGCGTAAACCTCACCCTCATTGACAGCCAGCTGGACGTGGCCATTGAAGATGACGCCCTCCCCGAAGCGAACCACCTGCAACGCATTTTGTTGCATGAGCCCAATTACCTGTTAGGCTTTACGCACCTGGCCCACCAAGCTTACCTCACCGATGCCTCTATGCTGGGCGTGCTGGAAAAGCTCCACTTTGAGCTTTTCCGCATTGGCCAGGTACGGCAGCAGATGCAGGAAATGGAACCTGTGTTACGGCAAGCCGATCTGATCAGTTTTGACGTCTCGGCTATCCGGCACCAGGACGCCCCCGGCCAGCTCCAGGCCAACCCCTTCGGGCTTACCGGCGAAGAGGCCTGCCAACTGTGCTGGTACGCTGGCCAGAACGACCAGCTCAGTTCCATCGGTTTCTACGGCTACCGCCCCGAACTGGACCACCGTGCCCTCACGGCCACCACGCTGGCCACCATGATCTGGTATACCATAGAAGGTTTCTACCAGCGCCAGGGCACCCTTGATTTCCACAGCAACCACTTCCTTAAGTTCTCGGTGGGTTTCCATGACAACCCCAACAAGATGTTCTTCTACAAAAACCGCCACACCCAGAAATGGTGGATGCAGGTAGACGACCTTTCGGGCCAGCGCCCTCCCCTCATTGTGCCCTGCAGCTACCAGGACTACCTCACCGCCGCCGACGGCGAAGTGCCTAATAGGTGGATATTGATGCAGACGCGGTTGTAA
- a CDS encoding MarR family winged helix-turn-helix transcriptional regulator, giving the protein MKAEETVDFNIKVCWHAIARMYNTQAAKNDITTSIGFVLLNIDREKGTPATKIAPLLGLEARSLTRILKSMEEKGLIYKVADAQDKRSVRIHLTDLGLEKREVSRITVKQFNQKVREVIPEKQLDVFFKVIGQINHLIEAKEVFAEEGKPAK; this is encoded by the coding sequence ATGAAAGCAGAGGAAACCGTTGACTTTAACATTAAGGTGTGTTGGCATGCCATAGCGCGTATGTATAATACCCAGGCCGCCAAAAATGACATTACCACTTCCATTGGGTTTGTGCTCCTGAACATTGACCGCGAGAAAGGTACCCCGGCCACTAAAATTGCCCCTTTGCTGGGCTTGGAGGCCCGAAGCCTTACCCGCATTCTCAAGAGCATGGAAGAGAAAGGCCTTATTTATAAGGTAGCTGATGCCCAGGACAAACGGTCGGTGCGCATCCATCTCACCGACCTGGGTCTGGAAAAACGGGAGGTAAGCCGCATTACCGTAAAGCAGTTCAACCAGAAGGTGCGGGAGGTGATCCCGGAGAAACAGCTGGACGTGTTCTTCAAGGTGATTGGCCAGATCAACCACCTGATTGAGGCCAAGGAAGTGTTTGCCGAAGAAGGCAAGCCAGCTAAATAA
- a CDS encoding cytochrome b5 domain-containing protein, with translation MLPEYTRSQLALRNGQDRDEIWVAYKGEIYDVTKSRLWRRGNHYEHWAGQDLTEELKDAPHTEYVFDKFTVIGILKK, from the coding sequence ATGCTACCAGAATACACCCGCTCCCAGCTAGCCCTCCGTAACGGACAGGACCGTGATGAGATTTGGGTCGCCTACAAGGGGGAGATTTATGATGTGACCAAATCACGGTTGTGGCGCCGGGGAAACCACTATGAGCACTGGGCCGGCCAGGACCTAACGGAGGAACTGAAGGACGCACCGCACACTGAATATGTGTTTGACAAGTTCACCGTAATAGGAATCTTAAAAAAATAG
- a CDS encoding 3-hydroxyacyl-CoA dehydrogenase/enoyl-CoA hydratase family protein: MKRIIKKVAVLGSGIMGSRIACHFANIGVQVLLLDMVPRELLPEEEAKGLTLESKPVRNRIVNTALQTAVTSNPAPLYKKEDVRLIQTGNFDDDLKDIAGCDWTIEVVVENLKIKQSVFERVEQFRKPGTLITSNTSGIPIHLMLEGRSDDFKKHFCGTHFFNPPRYLKLLEIIPTPETDPEVTQFLLKYGDLFLGKTTVLAKDTPAFIANRVGIYGIMQVLHVMEKLGLNVDEVDRLTGPVVGRPKSATFRTSDVVGLDTLAKVAQGLYQTGEADERRELFQLPGYIEQMLEKKWLGDKTRQGFYKKTKNAEGATEILTLDLKTMEYGPKQKVRFQSMEMLKPIDDLRKRLKVFSQAQDKAGEFFRETSFGLFQYVTNRIPEISDELYRIDDAMRAGFGWELGPFETWDAFGVRETVSAMEAAGYKPADWVYEMLEAGHETFYRSQNNQRQYYDLITKDYRQIPGTENFVLLDVLRGTNVVWKNAGCSIIDLGDGILNVEFHSKMNAIGSEIIQGLNKGIDLAEQNFRGVVVGNEAANFSAGANLGLVFMYALDQEYDELNLMIKQFQNTMMRMRYSAIPVVAAPHGLTLGGGCELCLHADRVQAAAETYIGLVEFGVGLIPGGGGTKEMTLRTSAAYEEGDTEYNALRNVFLTIGTAKVSTSAAEAYALGFMRHGDGITLNNNRQLAEAKAEAILLAEAGYTRPIPKTNIKVQGKGGLGMFITGAHAMHAAGFISEHDRKISEKLAYVMCGGDLSMPSEVSEQYLLDLEREAFLSLCGERKTLERIKSILTTGNPLRN, from the coding sequence ATGAAGAGAATCATTAAGAAAGTGGCGGTGCTGGGCTCGGGCATAATGGGTTCGCGCATTGCCTGCCACTTTGCCAATATTGGCGTGCAGGTGCTGTTGCTGGACATGGTGCCCCGCGAGCTGCTCCCCGAGGAAGAAGCCAAAGGCCTCACCCTGGAAAGTAAGCCCGTGCGTAACCGCATTGTGAACACCGCCCTGCAAACGGCCGTTACCTCCAACCCGGCCCCACTCTACAAAAAAGAAGACGTACGGTTAATCCAGACGGGTAACTTTGATGATGACCTCAAAGACATTGCCGGTTGTGACTGGACCATTGAGGTGGTAGTAGAAAACCTCAAGATCAAGCAATCTGTGTTTGAGCGCGTGGAGCAGTTCCGCAAGCCGGGCACTTTGATCACCTCCAATACCTCGGGCATTCCCATTCACCTTATGTTGGAAGGACGCTCAGATGATTTCAAAAAGCATTTCTGCGGTACCCACTTTTTCAACCCGCCGCGGTACCTCAAGCTGTTGGAGATCATCCCCACCCCAGAAACTGATCCTGAGGTAACCCAATTCCTGCTTAAGTACGGCGACCTGTTTCTGGGTAAGACCACCGTGCTGGCCAAAGACACGCCGGCCTTCATTGCCAACCGTGTGGGTATCTACGGCATCATGCAGGTGCTGCACGTCATGGAGAAACTAGGCTTGAACGTGGACGAGGTAGACCGCCTCACCGGACCGGTAGTGGGCCGCCCCAAGTCAGCCACATTTAGAACCTCAGATGTGGTAGGTCTGGATACCCTGGCCAAAGTAGCGCAGGGCTTGTACCAGACCGGCGAAGCCGATGAAAGACGCGAGCTGTTCCAGTTGCCGGGCTACATTGAGCAAATGCTGGAGAAGAAATGGCTGGGTGATAAAACCAGGCAGGGCTTCTACAAGAAAACCAAAAACGCCGAGGGCGCCACCGAGATCCTGACCCTGGACCTGAAAACCATGGAATACGGACCTAAGCAAAAGGTGCGGTTCCAGAGTATGGAAATGCTCAAGCCCATTGATGACCTGCGCAAGCGCCTGAAGGTGTTCAGCCAGGCGCAGGACAAAGCCGGTGAGTTCTTCCGGGAGACTTCCTTTGGGCTGTTCCAGTACGTGACCAACCGCATTCCGGAGATCTCAGATGAGTTGTACCGCATAGATGACGCCATGCGCGCCGGCTTTGGCTGGGAACTGGGTCCGTTTGAGACCTGGGACGCTTTTGGCGTACGCGAAACCGTGAGCGCCATGGAAGCCGCCGGCTACAAACCCGCCGACTGGGTATATGAAATGCTGGAGGCAGGGCACGAGACCTTCTACCGCAGCCAGAACAACCAGCGCCAGTACTATGACCTCATCACCAAAGACTACCGCCAGATTCCGGGCACCGAGAACTTTGTGCTCCTGGATGTGTTGCGCGGGACCAACGTGGTCTGGAAGAACGCCGGCTGCTCTATCATTGATCTCGGTGACGGCATCCTGAACGTGGAGTTCCACTCCAAGATGAACGCCATTGGCAGTGAGATCATCCAGGGCCTGAACAAAGGCATTGACCTGGCGGAGCAGAATTTCCGGGGTGTGGTAGTAGGCAACGAAGCCGCCAATTTCTCGGCGGGAGCCAACTTAGGGTTGGTGTTCATGTATGCCCTGGACCAGGAGTATGATGAGCTCAACCTCATGATCAAGCAATTCCAGAACACCATGATGCGCATGCGCTACTCGGCCATCCCGGTAGTGGCCGCCCCGCATGGCTTGACCCTGGGCGGGGGTTGCGAACTCTGCCTGCACGCAGACCGCGTACAGGCGGCCGCCGAAACCTACATTGGCTTGGTGGAATTTGGCGTAGGCCTGATCCCGGGCGGCGGAGGTACCAAGGAAATGACCTTGCGCACCTCGGCGGCCTATGAAGAAGGCGACACCGAGTACAATGCTTTGCGCAACGTGTTCCTGACCATTGGTACGGCCAAAGTCTCTACCTCGGCCGCAGAGGCCTACGCCCTGGGCTTCATGCGCCACGGCGATGGCATCACGCTCAACAACAACCGCCAACTGGCAGAGGCCAAGGCCGAAGCCATTCTCTTAGCTGAGGCGGGTTACACAAGACCCATTCCCAAGACCAACATCAAGGTACAAGGCAAAGGCGGGTTAGGCATGTTCATTACCGGCGCCCACGCCATGCACGCCGCCGGGTTTATC
- a CDS encoding AMP-dependent synthetase/ligase, whose amino-acid sequence MKVTRVFDLLTQQVQEFPQPDCLAAKINGEWVKYSTQQVIDTANTLSLALIKSGIKKDDKVALISMNRPEWVFADYGIQQTGAVSVPMYPTITVEDYRFILQDSETKLILVSTEDLYNKVKEAAEGLTGIQGIYTFDQVPGAKHWSELLKLAEGEDAATLEPYKAAVTPQDLLSIIYTSGTTGAPKGVMLSHNNLVSNFTAVKPFVPVSAEHRALSFLPLCHIYERMVSCIYLSVGVSIYFAESIDKVGDNLKEVKPHIFVTVPRLLEKVYDKIVAKGSELTGIKKGLFFWALNLGQKYDTRKSPGAFYDMQLKLARKLIFSKWKDALGGNIKVIVSGGAALQPRLARVFWGADIRIMEGYGLTETSPVIAVNRYEPEDNAIGTVGPVIDGVEVKIAADGEILTRSPSVMVGYYKHPELTAEVIDPDGWFHTGDIGELVEGRFLKITDRKKEMFKTSGGKYVAPQLIENKLKESLVIEQVMVVGEGEKFPGALIVPAFEGLQEWCKIHHIPYTTNEEMIQKPEVLEKFQKEIDKANETLAQYERIKKFVVLPKAWSIESGEMTPKLSIKRKVITANNKDLIEGLYRTA is encoded by the coding sequence ATGAAAGTGACACGCGTTTTTGACCTTCTTACGCAACAGGTGCAGGAATTTCCCCAACCCGATTGCCTGGCCGCCAAAATCAATGGAGAATGGGTGAAATATAGCACCCAGCAGGTAATTGACACGGCAAATACGCTAAGTCTGGCCTTGATCAAATCTGGCATCAAAAAAGATGATAAGGTGGCGCTCATTTCCATGAACCGCCCGGAGTGGGTGTTCGCCGATTACGGTATCCAGCAGACCGGGGCGGTGAGCGTGCCCATGTACCCCACCATTACCGTGGAGGACTACCGCTTTATCTTACAAGACTCTGAGACCAAACTTATTCTGGTTTCCACCGAGGACCTCTACAACAAAGTAAAAGAAGCCGCTGAAGGCCTGACCGGCATACAGGGTATTTACACCTTTGACCAGGTGCCCGGGGCCAAGCACTGGTCTGAGCTCCTGAAGTTGGCTGAGGGCGAAGACGCGGCAACCCTGGAGCCTTACAAGGCCGCCGTGACCCCGCAAGACCTTCTCTCCATTATCTATACCTCTGGTACCACCGGCGCGCCCAAGGGCGTGATGCTGTCGCACAACAACCTGGTGAGTAATTTCACGGCCGTGAAGCCGTTTGTGCCGGTAAGCGCGGAACACCGGGCATTGAGCTTCCTGCCGCTGTGCCACATCTATGAGCGCATGGTGTCTTGTATCTACCTGTCTGTGGGGGTATCGATTTACTTTGCCGAGAGCATTGACAAGGTAGGCGATAACCTCAAGGAAGTGAAGCCGCACATTTTTGTGACCGTGCCGCGCCTGCTGGAGAAAGTCTACGACAAGATTGTGGCCAAAGGCTCTGAGTTGACCGGTATCAAAAAAGGACTGTTCTTCTGGGCATTGAACCTGGGGCAGAAATATGATACCCGCAAATCGCCGGGCGCGTTCTATGACATGCAGTTGAAGCTGGCCCGCAAGCTTATCTTCTCCAAATGGAAAGATGCGTTGGGCGGTAACATCAAAGTGATTGTGTCTGGCGGGGCTGCCCTGCAACCGCGTCTGGCCCGGGTTTTCTGGGGAGCCGACATCCGGATTATGGAAGGCTACGGCCTAACAGAAACCTCGCCGGTAATTGCCGTGAACCGCTATGAGCCCGAAGACAATGCCATTGGAACCGTAGGCCCCGTGATAGACGGCGTGGAAGTGAAGATTGCCGCAGACGGCGAGATCCTTACCCGCAGCCCAAGCGTGATGGTAGGTTACTACAAACACCCCGAACTCACCGCTGAGGTCATTGACCCGGACGGCTGGTTCCACACCGGGGACATTGGCGAACTGGTAGAAGGCCGCTTCCTGAAGATCACCGACCGCAAAAAGGAGATGTTTAAGACTTCCGGCGGTAAGTACGTGGCCCCGCAGCTCATTGAAAACAAACTCAAAGAGTCGCTGGTGATTGAGCAGGTGATGGTCGTAGGTGAAGGCGAGAAATTCCCGGGTGCCCTCATTGTGCCGGCCTTTGAGGGCCTGCAGGAATGGTGCAAGATTCACCACATTCCCTACACCACCAATGAGGAAATGATCCAAAAGCCCGAGGTGCTGGAGAAGTTCCAGAAGGAGATAGACAAAGCCAATGAAACCCTGGCCCAGTATGAGCGCATTAAGAAGTTTGTGGTGCTGCCCAAGGCCTGGAGCATTGAAAGCGGCGAAATGACCCCTAAGCTCAGCATCAAGCGCAAGGTGATCACTGCCAACAACAAAGACCTGATAGAGGGTCTGTACCGCACCGCCTAG